From Hymenobacter sediminicola:
TTAGCATATACAACAGACCAGCCGCTCAATACTTCTCCTGGAGAAATATTGAGCGGCTTTTTTCTGCCCCCATACTACAGAAAGCGTTACAACTGCTTAGTATTGGGTTGAAGAATCTGCTATGCGCGTATTGCTTACGGCTTGTCTGCTGTTGTTTTGGTTGCCTGGCTGGAGCCAACGGTTCGTGCTTCCCGATGGCGAGTACATGGATACGACCGTCAGCCGACAGGCGGGATGCCAACTGAAGCCTACGGCCCGCTACTACAGCGTGAATGGCAAGTACCCGCGCAGCTCCGATACGCTGCGCGAGCAAGCACAGGCGTTTTTGCAGCGTGGCGGCCACACGTACACAGGGAGCGGCTACATCACGTTCCGGTTTGTAGTAGACTGCAGCGGTAAACGGCTGCCCCGCACTCAAGTGCTACAAACGGATGCCCGCTACCAGCAATACCGTTTTCAGCCGGAACTGGTGGAGAAATTATACGCCTACCTAAACACGCTCAACGACTGGCGCATAGCCCGCAGCCCCAACGGCCAGGAAACTGCGAATTACATTGCCTACATAGCCTTCAAAATCAATCATGGGAAAGTTGTGGCGGTGTGCCCCTAGTCTGTTGCTGGGGCTGCTGAGCGCCCATCTGAGTTCCTGCCAACCCACCACCTCTGGGCAGCCACCTGCCGCACAGGCGCTGCCCGACAAGTGCAGTAGCCGCCAGTACCAGGACAGCTTGGTTAGCAGGTACATTGAGCACGGAGCCCAACGGTTTAGCTACCTCGACCCACGCTGGACGCAATATTGCGACAGTCTGATTGCTGTCTGTCCCAACATTGCGGTAGCGTACCGGGAAAAGGCCATTCCGCTCATCAAAGACGGTAAGTTTGAGGAAGCCTTTGCGCTGGAAGACAAGGCGGTGGCACTGAATCCCAAACAGTGGCTGGCATATCGGGGCTTCCTGAAATGCATTTTTGCTAAGGACTACGAAGGTGCCATTCTCGATTTCCAGGCGGCCGCCCGGCTCACGCCCAACGGTCTGGAAATGGACCACACCTATCCCTTCTTTGAGGGCCTTTGCAACCTGGAGCTAGGTCGCTATGCCCAGGCCGAAGCCAGCTTCAAGCAGGATATGCAGCAGCAGCGTGGCCCCGACGGCCAGCGTGACATCCATTTCAACACGCTGTTCTATGTAGGCGTGCTCTACTATGAAATGAAACAGTACGAAGCTGCCGCTACCTATCTGGGCCGCTGTCTCAGCACTTACTCTCAGCATCCCGACGCTAACTACTACCTGGCTCTGGTGAGCCGCGCCCGCGGCAATGAGCCGCTGGCCAGGCTTCATCTGGAACTAGCCCAGCAGGTACTGCGCAAGGGCTACACCATGAATGAGGACAACCTGTACTACTCCAACTATCCCCACCAGATAACTGCCTACGAAGTAGCCACTGCACTGGCCCCGGCGCCCCGTTGATGCCCCTCAAACCTGCTGCTCTTCCCGCCAAAACAGCCGCAGTGCAGTGCGCAACAGAATCAGCCAGAGCAGACCAGCCGCAAAGCCTGCCAGCACATCGGTGGCGTAGTGTACTTGCAGATATACCCGCGTTAGGCCAATAAGCACTGCCCACAGTAACAGCAGAACAGCCCAGGCCGGGTGCCGGCCGTGCCGCCAGAGTAGCCAGGCCAGGCAACCATACAGCGCCATTCCAATCATGGCGTGGCCGCTGGGAAAGCTCAGCCCCAGTTGGGAAAGCAGCGCAGTAGCCGGGCGCGGCCGTTGGAAATGCGTTTTGAGCAACTGGTTGAAAAAAGTAGCTCCGGCAACGGCCAGAAACACTTCCAATGCTTCTCGCTTATGCCCCCACCAGCGCAGGCCGGCCGGAACAAGCACCCCGGCTCCCACCAGAAAAGGCAGCGAAGCAAAGAAGGTCACGACATGCACCCCACTAGTCAGGGCAGGCCAGGCGGCACGTAGCGCATTGGCGTGTCCGATAGCCCAGTTGTCGAAGGTGAGGGAATGAGCCACAAACACCACGCGCGTGAGGTAGAAAAACACCCCCAACGACGCCAGAAACACCCCTCCTACCAGCAGAATTTCCACGGTCAGGAAACTGAACAGAGTGAGCAGACGAGCGGTGAGCTTCTTCATGAACCACAGCGTTACACGGATATGTACGGATTTTGTAGTCGCTGCCGACAATACACCAGGGCCACTTTCCTCACCAAGTAAGCACAGCATTCTGATTAGTTGCCAATCAAAACAAGCTTACGTTGCGTCGGGCCATTCCTACGGCTGCCCCCCCCATACCATTCACCCGTTTCAGGTTCAGCCCCGATGCGGGGCAAATAAAAAAGCCGGCCCATTTCTGGACCGGCTTTTGTGCGCTCGGAGAGACTCGAACTCTCACACCTTTCGGAACTGCCGCCTGAAGACAGCGCGTCTACCAATTTCGCCACAAGCGCAGCACGTGTATCAAGCTCCATTTCCCTTGCGGGGTGTTGTTTGATGCTGCAAAGATAGAGACAAGTTGCGGCACCAGACAAGCTCCGCCGAAAAAAAGCCGATAATTTTCCTGCAATAAATTAGCTTTACGAGCTATTCAGGCTGTTTTTCAGCTAATTGCGGATTATTTTTGAATTGCATTTTCACGCGGGTTTCTATCCGTTTTAGTACCGGAATAGCCACTACCAGCCACACTAGCCCGGCCGTGAAGCCTGCCAGCACATCAGTAGCGTAGTGCACACGCAGGTAAACTCGGGTCAGGCCAATGAGCAGAATCAGCAGGACTAGGATGCTGGTCAGTAGCCACCGCAGCCACCGCTGCTCCACGTGGGTCTGCACCAAGTACACAAGCAAGCCATAGAAGGAGGCCGAAATCATAGCGTGCCCACTCGGAAAGCTCAGCCCCGAAGCAGATACCAGCGGCAGCAGGGGCCGGGGCCGGTTGTAGAAGTTTTTCAGCACCAGATTGAGCGTGATGCTGCCCAACGCCACTACCGGTATCAGCAGCGAATACCAACGGTGCCGCCGCAATACCAGAAACCAGCCGATGAGCAGGCAGCCGGCAACGGTAATGAAATTGCGGGAGGCGAAAAACGTAACAGCTTCCACCCATTGCTGCTTTGGACCCAGCAGCCGTCGGGCCCACTGAAATGCAGCAGCATCGAAGGTGGCCGCATCTTGGTCGAATACCTCCCGGCCCAGCGCCAGAAAACCCACCACGCCGATAATGCCGAGCAGCAGGGTGATGGTAAATTCGGTGAGGAACAGGGTGAGTCCGGCCAGTAAGCGGCGCAGGTGATTGGTCATAGAATGAAAAGTAGCGTAAGCGGTAGCTTGCGCCCGGCCAACGGCTTGCGGCAAGTGAGGAGCATCTTCACGTACGAACAAACCGGGTAAGAGGTCGGGCAGCCCTTCCGCCGCCCACAACGCACCTACCAACTTTGCATGCGTTTTTCCCTGCCTGATTCCGGCTTCGACCGGGTAGCGGCCTTCTACGACCCATTGGCGCGCCTGGTGTACGGGCGTAGTCTGCAGGTCGCACAGCAGGCGGCCTTGGACGCCGGGCTACCGGCCGGGGCGCCGCGTCTGCTCATTATCGGGGGTGGCACGGGCTGGATACTGCCGGAAGTACTATGCCGCCGTCCGCAGGCGCATGTGCTGTACCTGGAGGCGTCGCCACAGATGCTGGCTCGCTCACAGGCGCTGCTGGCGCGGGAGTTGCCGGGTGCCGCCGCGCAGGTGGAGTTCCGGCTCGGCACGGAAGCGGCTCTCACTCCTGCCGATGCGTTTGATGGCATCATCACCTTTTTCTTTCTAGACCTGTTCGAGCCGCAACGTCTGCGCCGCATTGTGGAGTGCCTGAGTGAAGTCCGGCAACCTCTGGCTCCGTGGCTGCTGGCCGATTTTGCGGCGCCGCAACGCTGGTGGCAACGCGGGCTGCTAACGGCTATGTACGGTTTTTTCCGGCTTACTACCGGCATCAGCGGGCATGCCCGCCCTCCTATTCAGGCGGAGCTGACGCGTGTGGGGCTGGCACTAGAGTACCGCGTGGTGTCCTTCGGCGGCATGGTGGAGGCAGAAGTATGGCAGCATAGTAGTGCAACCCTTGGCCCAGGATGAGCGCCACTCGGCTTGTGTGGTGAAGTGTGGCTTCATCTTACATTTACAGCCGTCCCTCATTCCTCCTTTTCTCTTTTGCACTATGCGGAAATCAGCCGCTTTGCTTTTCCTGGTACTGCCGTTGGCTTTCGGCCAGCCCGCAGCTGCCCAGGCCCCGGTTCAATACAATGTGGCTTTCCCAAACGCCGTACACCACGAGGCGCGCATCAGTGTGACGTTTGCAGGAGTACCGGCCGGACCGCTGCAGGTGCGGATGGCCCGCTCCTCGCCGGGCCGCTACGCGCTGCATGAATTCGCCAAAAACGTCTATGAGGTATCGGCCACGGATTCTAAAGGCAAAACCCTAGTTGTGCAGAAGCCTGACCCATACGGCTGGGACGTAAGCGGCCACGATGGCACGGTCGTCTTCACTTACACCCTGTTCGGTGACCGGACCGATGGTACCTATGCTGGCATTGACAGCTACCACGCGCACCTGAACATGCCCGCCACACTGGCTTTCGCGCGCGGGCTGGAGCAGCGCCCGGCGGAAGTGAAGTTCGACATGTCCCAGGGCTGGACTGCCGCTACGCAGCTACGGCCTGATGCGGCCAAAGGCACCTATTTCGCGCCCAACCTGCAGTATCTTATGGATTCGCCTACGTCGCTGGGTCCGCAGAAGGTGCGCAGCTGGCAGGAACGCGGCAAAACCATAGAGCTGCAGGTGCTGCACAAGGGCACTGATGCTGAGCTGGACGCCTATGCCGAACAAACCAAGAAGGTAGTACGCGAGGCCGCTGCCATTTTCGGCGGCCTGCCCGACTATGATTTCGGGCGCTACACCTTCATTGCCAACTACCTGCCCCAGACCAGCGGCGACGGTATGGAGCACCGAAACTCTACTTCGCTCACCAGCAACCGCCCCCTGAGCGGCCCCGGCGCCCTGGACAATCTAGGAACCGTGTCGCACGAGTTTTTCCATAGCTGGAACGTGGAGCGTATTCGGCCGCAGGACCTCGAACCGTTCAATTTTGAGCAAGCCAACATGAGCAGTGGGCTCTGGTTTGCGGAAGGCTTCACGCAGTATTATGGCGAACTGCTGCTGCGCCGCTCGGGGGCCTACACCGATGCCGAATACTTGCAGGAAGCCGTGGGGCCGCTGGTAAATGCCATGCTCAATTCGCCGGGGGCGGCCCGCTACTCGCCGGTGTACATGAGCCAGCAGGCCCCGTTTGTGGATGCCGCTGCCGCCATCGACCCGAACAACCGCGCAAATACGTACCTGAGCTACTACTACATTGGGGGAGCCAATGCGCTGGCCCTTGACCTGCTGCTGCGCCAGAACCACAAAACCGACCTGGACACCTACATGCGGGCCGTATGGGAGCAACACGGCAAAGCTCAGCGCGACTTCGCTCCGGCCCGGCCCTATACGCTGCTAGACCTACAGCGCATTCTGGGGGAAGTATCTAAGGACACGGCTTTTGCCGGCAATTTCTTCCGGCGCCACATCTACGGTCACGAGCTACCCAAATTTGATGAGTTGCTAGCTCCGGCGGGCTTGCAGGTGCGCCGCGCCCGCGCCGGCCTGGCCAGCCTGGGAGGCCGCACCACTTTCAACCCCGCCGACAGCTCGGCCACGCTCGGTACCACGCTCCTTGGCAGCGCCCTGTATCAAGCCGGCCTCGACCGGGAAGATGTGCTGCTGAAAGTAGATGGCCAGCGCCTGCCCACCAGCCAAGCACTCCAGAAACTACTGGCCGCGCACAAACCCGGCGACACGGTTCCGCTGGAAGTGCGCACCCGCACCGGAGTGCGCACTATGCCCGTCACGCTGCAGGAAGACCTGACGCTGGAAGTAGTACTGCTGCCCAACGCCACCCGCAAGCAATTGGCGTTTCGCAAGGCTTGGCTAGCTAGCAAGGTGAAATAGGCTGCGCAAGCTGCTTTTAACAAAAAGGCCCCTGTTCCGCGGAACAGGGGCCTTTTTGTTGGGCAGAAACTGGTCCATTACCGGCGACGCCCGAAGATGCGCAGCAGGAACAGGAACAGGTTTACGAAATCCAGATATAGCGTGAGGGCACCCAGCACAGCGGCTTTGCGGTCGGTAGCTTCGTCTTCATAGCCGAGGAAAGCCAGCATTTTCACTTTCTGGGTGTCGTAGGCGGTGAGGGCCGTGAAGAGCAGCACGCCTACAAAGCTGGAAATCCAGTACAGAGTCGAGCTATTGAGAAACAGGTTTACTACCGAGGCAATGATAAGGCCGATAAGCCCCATGAACAGCAAATTGCCCCAGCGTGACAGGTCGGTACGGGTGAAGTAGCCGTACAGGCTCATCACGCCAAAAGTGCCAGCGGTAATGAAGAAAGTCGAGGAAATCGACTCCATAGTATACACCATGAAGATGATGCCCATTGTAAGCCCATTGAGGACTGAATAGCCGATAAATGCCGCCGTAGTGGTACCCGCCGACCAGTCGAAAGCCTTGCGCGACAGGAAGCCTACTACCGCAATTTTGGCCAGCAACAAGCCCAGGAATACAAACCGGTTGCCGAACACCAGTTCCTGCAACACTGGCAGAGACGCCACCGCCATAGCCACGGCTCCGCTCACGGCCAGGGCCCCGGCCATCCAGCCGTATACCTGCGTCATGAAGCGCGACATCACCTGCGAGGCCTCTTCCGGCGAGAGAGTTAACTGGGGTTGCGGCTCCTGATAATCTTCAGAAGTAAAATCTTCCATGAAAAATAGAATTGGGAGTGAGAGATAAAGACGAGGCAAATTAAGCGTTTGCACCGCACGAAACTATACCGGCTACGGGGCCGGTTGCGCTACCTTTGCCGCATGCCCACTCCGGACCGCCGCCTGTCCCATATCTACCTTATCATCCTCATCGACGTGATTGTGGGGGCGGCTATCGGGCCAGTGATGCCGGAGTTTGTACGCGGGCTGCCGGAGCCACAACTGTGGCTTTCGGTCGGCACGGGGCTGTTTCTGGGAGTGCAGCTGTTTTCGGCGCCGGTGCTGGGGCGGCTTTCCGATGGATACGGGCGGCGGCCCATCTTCATTTTGTCGGCGGTGGGTACGCTGCTGGCGAATGCGCTGCTGCTGCCGGTGCGGGCAGGGTTGTTTTTCGTGAACCGGGCTTCCGATGGCCTCACCAACGGCATGTACGCCACCGTGCGCTCGGCCATCACCGACATTTCAGACCCGGACAAGTTGTTCAAAAACCTGGGGGTCGAGGGCGCCATCATCTCGCTGGGCTTTGTGCTGGGCCCCATGGTGTCGGGGGCGCTGCTGACGGTGTTGGAGGTGCCAACGGGCCAGGAGGCAACGTATGTGGTGCGGCTTGGACTGGTGCTGGCGGCCCTGAACGTGCTGCTGAGCTTATTTTTAGGCGAAACCCACACCCAGCGCAACGGCGTGCGGGGCGCGGAGTTGCGCAGTGAGTTGGCGCTAGCCCTCAATCCGCTCACGCTCTGGGCACGGCTGCGCGAAAAGGATGCTGCCACGCCCGGCGTGCGCCGCATTGTGCTGACGCAGGTGGCTCTTACGCTCAGTACGGGCTATTATTTCTACATGGTACCCTTCATGAGCATGGGCGAGCTGCAGATGGATGCCCGCTCTATCTCCTACTTCTTCATGTGCTTTGGGGCGCTCAGCATTGTGCTCAACTACGTGTTCTACACCTACTTCGCCGACCGGATCAACCAGCGCCGGGCCATTGTGTGGCTGGCGGCGCTGGGCGTGCCCGTGCTGGCAGCCTATGGGCTGGTAGGCACATCGGTGGTGGCGCTTTATGTGCTTGTCATCATCGACTGCCTGACGCTGTCCTTGATTCAGGGCCTGCTGGAAGGCCTGCTGGCCCAGCGCACCACCGATGCCGACCGGGGTGAGATATTCGGGCTGAACCAGGCATTTCAGGGGCTGGCCAGCTTCGTAACGACGCTGATATTCGGGGGACTTTCGGTGCTGGACCTGCGGCTGCCGTGGGCGTGGTTTGCGCTGTGTCTGGCTGCTGTGGCCGGTTTGGCCGCATGGCGAATGCCAGCCGTGCAAAAGCCCACAGCATAAAGCCAGCCGTGAGCAATGCGCCGACTACAACCGTGTGTCTTTTGCCTGGCAAGCCGTACCTTTTCAGGAGCAAACCTGCTTCGGTGCCACTTTTCCGGGCAGTTTTGCGTCTATTACGTATCTGCCGTTCTATTTTCGCCGCGCTATGCTTCGTCTTTCCACTCTCGCCGCCTTTCTGCTGCTTACCGGCAGCGCCTTCGCCCAAACCGACTTCACGCCGGCCGCTACGGCCGGGCTCGGGGCGCCACTGCTGCCGGGTTTGCGCGGGCCGCGCCAGAATATTCAGCTCAGCGCGGGCATGATGACGGCCGGCCGGCTGGGCACTGCGGCTTATCTGAGCCCGGTTGCCAGCTACCGCCTCGCGCAGCGCCTCACGGTATTCGGGGGCCTCACCTACCTACGCGTGACACCCGGCCCGGCTTATTATCCCAGCGCGTCCGCCGATAACCAGTTGCGCCCCTGGGCTGGCTATAACCAGTTTCTGCTGCAGGCTGGTGCGCAATATGCGGTGTCGCCACGGCTGGCGCTTACTGGCACGGCTTGGAAAGAAATTCCAAACGGTCAGCCCCGCATCAATCCGTACGCCGGCTTTGGCAGCATGGGCTCGGGCATGAGCCTGCGGGCCGACTATTTAATTACAGAGAACTTCTCGGTTTCGGGTGGGCTGCGCATGAGCAACGGCCAAGGCCCGGCATTTCCAGGGTATACGCCGGGCCTGTCGGGCGGCTTCTGGTAGGCCTTTTGCGCACTTCTGCTATCAGCAAAGCCCCGGAACCTTCCGGGGCTTTGCTGTTTCTTTGCTATTCCTACTGCTTCATTCCGCTTTATGGCCTCAGCCCCACGCTACGTCAGCAATCCGCAGCTGCGCATTATCAAACCCAACTATCCCGGCAACAAAATGATAGGCCGGGAATACTGCAATGCCGAGGAGCTGTATGAACCGACTTTCGGCAGGGTGCTGAAGTGGCAGCTGAGCGAGAACCCACAGAAGCAGGAGAAGAAAGCCGACACCTGGGTGCCGGACGTGGTGGACTGCACAGCGTTTCTGCAGGGCACCGAGGATGGATTGGTCTGGTTGGGGCACGCCTCCTTTCTGCTGCGCGTGGGCGGCAAGCTATTGGCTTTCGACCCACTGCTGTTTTCGTCCCTCGGTCTGCGACGCCGCCACGCGCTGCCCTGCCATCCCGAAGACCTGCTGGGCATCGACTACCTGCTGCTCAGCCACGGCCACCGCGACCATCTGGACGATAAATCTGTACGGCTGCTGGCCCGCCAGAACCCCGGCATGCAGATATTGACGTCGCTGAGCATGACGCCGCTTTTGCGCGGCATGGCACCCGGGTTGCAGGTGCAGGAAGCTGGCTGGTGGCAGCAGTACAACCTGGGCGAGCAGGCCCCTTTCGAGCTGTTCTACCTGCCCGCCTCGCACTGGCACCGCCGCGGCCTCACCGACCTGAACCAAGTGCTATGGGGCTCCTTCCTGCTGCGCCTGCCTGACGGCCGCACCGTCTATTTTGCTGGCGACACTTCTATGGCGGGCCATTTCGAGGAAATTGAGAAGCAGTTTGGCCCGCTGGATACCGTCATCATGCCGATTGGAGCCTACAAGCCCGCCTACATGATGCAGCTCAGCCACGTAAATCCGCACGAGGCCGCCAAAGCGGCCAACCTGCTGCGCGCCGGCCACGTGGTGCCCATGCACTACGGCACCTTCGACCTCAGCGACGAACCGGCCTCCGAGCCGCTGCACGAATTGCAGCAGGTAGCGCACGGTGGCATGCTGCGCGGCGAGTTGCATGCGCCAGCTGTGGGTGAAGTGCTGCGCTGGCAGGAGTGGGAATAGCGAAAGAGCCAGCCAATACACTTACCCTCCGAACGTAAGTACCGGCAGCTACCGGACCAGGCGATACTTCTACGGCTGCTTACTAGGGTCCGGATAGTTGTGGCAGGCACTGTATCTTTGCCCTCTATTTTCCCGGCCTTCTATGTCCCCCACCCTCATCCTGAGCCTGATTGCGGGCTACTTCGTTGTTCTCATCATCATTTCGATTCTCACTTCGCGCAAGGCGACCAGCGAATCGTTCTTTATAGCTAACCGCAACGCTCCGTGGTACATGGTGGCGTTTGCCATGATTGGCACCTCCCTTTCCGGGGTCACGTTCATCTCCATTCCGGGCATGGTAGCTACGCAAAGCTGGAGCTACATGGCCGTGGTGCTGGGCTACATTGTGGGCTATCTGGTTATTGGCACCGTGCTCATGCCGCTCTACTACCGGCTGCGGCTCGTGAGCATCTACACATATCTGGAGCAGCGGTTCGGGTTCTGGAGCTACAAGACCGGCGCGTTTTTCTTCCTGCTTTCCCGGGCAGTAGGTGCGGCATTCCGGTTGTTTCTGGTGGCGGGTGTGCTGCAGCTGGCCGTGTTCGATGGGTTGGGCGTGCCGTTTGCCGTCACGGTTACCATCAGCATCCTGCTGATTTACCTCTACACCTTCCGCGGCGGCCTCAAAAC
This genomic window contains:
- a CDS encoding tetratricopeptide repeat protein, which translates into the protein MGKLWRCAPSLLLGLLSAHLSSCQPTTSGQPPAAQALPDKCSSRQYQDSLVSRYIEHGAQRFSYLDPRWTQYCDSLIAVCPNIAVAYREKAIPLIKDGKFEEAFALEDKAVALNPKQWLAYRGFLKCIFAKDYEGAILDFQAAARLTPNGLEMDHTYPFFEGLCNLELGRYAQAEASFKQDMQQQRGPDGQRDIHFNTLFYVGVLYYEMKQYEAAATYLGRCLSTYSQHPDANYYLALVSRARGNEPLARLHLELAQQVLRKGYTMNEDNLYYSNYPHQITAYEVATALAPAPR
- a CDS encoding phosphatase PAP2 family protein, which codes for MKKLTARLLTLFSFLTVEILLVGGVFLASLGVFFYLTRVVFVAHSLTFDNWAIGHANALRAAWPALTSGVHVVTFFASLPFLVGAGVLVPAGLRWWGHKREALEVFLAVAGATFFNQLLKTHFQRPRPATALLSQLGLSFPSGHAMIGMALYGCLAWLLWRHGRHPAWAVLLLLWAVLIGLTRVYLQVHYATDVLAGFAAGLLWLILLRTALRLFWREEQQV
- a CDS encoding MFS transporter yields the protein MPTPDRRLSHIYLIILIDVIVGAAIGPVMPEFVRGLPEPQLWLSVGTGLFLGVQLFSAPVLGRLSDGYGRRPIFILSAVGTLLANALLLPVRAGLFFVNRASDGLTNGMYATVRSAITDISDPDKLFKNLGVEGAIISLGFVLGPMVSGALLTVLEVPTGQEATYVVRLGLVLAALNVLLSLFLGETHTQRNGVRGAELRSELALALNPLTLWARLREKDAATPGVRRIVLTQVALTLSTGYYFYMVPFMSMGELQMDARSISYFFMCFGALSIVLNYVFYTYFADRINQRRAIVWLAALGVPVLAAYGLVGTSVVALYVLVIIDCLTLSLIQGLLEGLLAQRTTDADRGEIFGLNQAFQGLASFVTTLIFGGLSVLDLRLPWAWFALCLAAVAGLAAWRMPAVQKPTA
- a CDS encoding M61 family metallopeptidase gives rise to the protein MRKSAALLFLVLPLAFGQPAAAQAPVQYNVAFPNAVHHEARISVTFAGVPAGPLQVRMARSSPGRYALHEFAKNVYEVSATDSKGKTLVVQKPDPYGWDVSGHDGTVVFTYTLFGDRTDGTYAGIDSYHAHLNMPATLAFARGLEQRPAEVKFDMSQGWTAATQLRPDAAKGTYFAPNLQYLMDSPTSLGPQKVRSWQERGKTIELQVLHKGTDAELDAYAEQTKKVVREAAAIFGGLPDYDFGRYTFIANYLPQTSGDGMEHRNSTSLTSNRPLSGPGALDNLGTVSHEFFHSWNVERIRPQDLEPFNFEQANMSSGLWFAEGFTQYYGELLLRRSGAYTDAEYLQEAVGPLVNAMLNSPGAARYSPVYMSQQAPFVDAAAAIDPNNRANTYLSYYYIGGANALALDLLLRQNHKTDLDTYMRAVWEQHGKAQRDFAPARPYTLLDLQRILGEVSKDTAFAGNFFRRHIYGHELPKFDELLAPAGLQVRRARAGLASLGGRTTFNPADSSATLGTTLLGSALYQAGLDREDVLLKVDGQRLPTSQALQKLLAAHKPGDTVPLEVRTRTGVRTMPVTLQEDLTLEVVLLPNATRKQLAFRKAWLASKVK
- a CDS encoding phosphatase PAP2 family protein, with protein sequence MTNHLRRLLAGLTLFLTEFTITLLLGIIGVVGFLALGREVFDQDAATFDAAAFQWARRLLGPKQQWVEAVTFFASRNFITVAGCLLIGWFLVLRRHRWYSLLIPVVALGSITLNLVLKNFYNRPRPLLPLVSASGLSFPSGHAMISASFYGLLVYLVQTHVEQRWLRWLLTSILVLLILLIGLTRVYLRVHYATDVLAGFTAGLVWLVVAIPVLKRIETRVKMQFKNNPQLAEKQPE
- a CDS encoding Bax inhibitor-1/YccA family protein, encoding MEDFTSEDYQEPQPQLTLSPEEASQVMSRFMTQVYGWMAGALAVSGAVAMAVASLPVLQELVFGNRFVFLGLLLAKIAVVGFLSRKAFDWSAGTTTAAFIGYSVLNGLTMGIIFMVYTMESISSTFFITAGTFGVMSLYGYFTRTDLSRWGNLLFMGLIGLIIASVVNLFLNSSTLYWISSFVGVLLFTALTAYDTQKVKMLAFLGYEDEATDRKAAVLGALTLYLDFVNLFLFLLRIFGRRR
- a CDS encoding class I SAM-dependent methyltransferase, which gives rise to MRFSLPDSGFDRVAAFYDPLARLVYGRSLQVAQQAALDAGLPAGAPRLLIIGGGTGWILPEVLCRRPQAHVLYLEASPQMLARSQALLARELPGAAAQVEFRLGTEAALTPADAFDGIITFFFLDLFEPQRLRRIVECLSEVRQPLAPWLLADFAAPQRWWQRGLLTAMYGFFRLTTGISGHARPPIQAELTRVGLALEYRVVSFGGMVEAEVWQHSSATLGPG
- a CDS encoding MBL fold metallo-hydrolase, with product MASAPRYVSNPQLRIIKPNYPGNKMIGREYCNAEELYEPTFGRVLKWQLSENPQKQEKKADTWVPDVVDCTAFLQGTEDGLVWLGHASFLLRVGGKLLAFDPLLFSSLGLRRRHALPCHPEDLLGIDYLLLSHGHRDHLDDKSVRLLARQNPGMQILTSLSMTPLLRGMAPGLQVQEAGWWQQYNLGEQAPFELFYLPASHWHRRGLTDLNQVLWGSFLLRLPDGRTVYFAGDTSMAGHFEEIEKQFGPLDTVIMPIGAYKPAYMMQLSHVNPHEAAKAANLLRAGHVVPMHYGTFDLSDEPASEPLHELQQVAHGGMLRGELHAPAVGEVLRWQEWE